The proteins below come from a single Necator americanus strain Aroian chromosome V, whole genome shotgun sequence genomic window:
- a CDS encoding hypothetical protein (NECATOR_CHRV.G19753.T1), with translation MCGTSSIPAFTTQSLSVPSPRQIRGMLPLMFTILTQICKPFLWLAIKQRSDALLKRSADCDSKNWPCNPVFLNSARGLWYVARNKGDDSRIPTEDENAEALARLRPEEEHSSIGYPKSLNGCYEVKSMSQCEQDTCLLESTNVFKICLVTFVALLFSIYSILVSSISNVIKLLMRSKQCNPEVLRLGNDVQKLRRELALISPTSEFSSYFKTERILKRTIEEYESAVAKEKMMQPSHVKIEVGLKVVAQAIGLLLLHMVSGIHVEDAFKDLHVMMYRSNRPAFQAFSHIALLPDKRSVYLLQFSGRLTFCFVSHQFGMLKGALLQRLTIPLYPCLSLLTAVFSLYGNCSLLGRPNHILLMRVPFYIVPLD, from the exons ATGTGCGGAACCTCCTCGATTCCCGCATTCACAACCCAATCTCTATCtgttccctcaccacgtcagattcgtggtatgctgcctttaatgttcACAATTCTTACACAAATATGTAAGCCATTCCTATGGCTTGCAATTAA GCAAAGAAGTGATGCTCTCCTGAAAAGATCAGCTGACTGTGACTCGAAGAATTGGCCATGCAATCCAGTGTTCTTAAATTCCGCTAGAGGTTTGTGGTACGTGGCCAGGAATAA AGGCGATGACTCAAGGATCCCAACCGAAGATGAGAACGCTGAAGCTTTAGCTCGATTACGTCCTGAAGAGGAACACTCGTCAATCGGATATCCGAAATCTTTGAACG GGTGCTACGAAGTTAAGAGCATGTCTCAGTGTGAACAGGATACGTGTCTCTTGGAGTCGACGAATGTGTTCAAAATTTGTCTCGTGACTTTTGTTGCGCTACTCTTTTCTATATATTCCATTCTTGTATCAAGTATTTCGAATGTG ATTAAATTGCTTATGAGAAGCAAGCAGTGCAATCCAGAAGTGTTGCGACTTGGAAATGATGTACAAAAGCTCAGACGTGAACTAGCGCTCATATCGCCTACatctgaattttcttcttatttcaaGACCGAACGCATTCTTAAAAGAACCATAGAAGAATATGAATCGGCAG TGGCAAAGGAAAAGATGATGCAACCGTCTCATGTgaagatcgaggtgggactcaAAGTAGTGGCACAGGCTATCGGACTTTTGCTGCTTCACATGGTATCTGGCATTCAT GTCGAAGATGCGTTCAAAGATCTTCATGTTATGATGTACCGGTCGAATCGGCCTGCATTCCAAGCATTCAGCCACATTGCCCTTCTTCCAGATAA GCGTTCTGTATATCTCCTTCAATTTTCTGGCCGTTTAACTTTCTGCTTCGTTTCCCATCAGTTTGGAATGTTGAAGGGTGCACTGCTTCAA cgtctGACCATACCCCTGTATCCATGTTTGTCGTTGCTTACTGCGGTATTTTCACTGTACGGAAACTGCTCTCTTTTGGGAAGACCTAATCATATTCTTCTTATGCGTGTACCTT TTTACATTGTTCCTCTCGATTAG